The Helianthus annuus cultivar XRQ/B chromosome 11, HanXRQr2.0-SUNRISE, whole genome shotgun sequence region TTCTCTTGTGAATTGTGATCTCAATGAGTTAATTAAAATACTATTCAAATAAGGGTTTTAATACAAATGATTGTAGTTAGGGGTTTTTATATACTTAGATAGCCTTTAACTAACGATCATCAACCACTCAATATAATTAACCATAACAATATGGTAGCatatatttatacataaaaaatcATCCTTAAAGATCGTTTTTCTCTAAGATTTATCGTTATCAAAACTGGTTAATATATATTACTTTTCACATATTTAAGGTAGTGTAGATCATGGTGAGAGATAACTTTTTTTTGAACACTATTATAAACCTACAAGCGAGGCCAACCTCTAGAAAACAAATTTGACCAATTAAACAAAAACTCAAATTAACCACATACACATTagctaagaccatgtgtagtggtaacaccttataatgcccccaccatggggcattatccgacatgtggcgtcctagtcagtaagggggcattatagcaaaagtggcgtagtggggcattatgccaataacccccattcaatcatttcacaatcatttcacaattattttttttaatttaaaacataaaaaaacttcattaatttaaaaataaaattacattacttgaaataaaaataaaaaaaaactgaaaaaaaaaacagaaaaaaaaaactgaaaaacagaaaaaaaaaaaacagaaaaataaaaaaacagaaaataaaaaaaaacagaaaaaataaacttaaaaaaaaaacaaaaaaataaataaaaaaaacactagttttcgtcttcgctttcttcaccctcgccaacttcgtcttcttcgtcctccgtttcttcctctccctcaggtggtacataccgaaccgaccatgcgtggtgtaccaaatcaaccattaattgggaatggtacggttcgtaaagcaactctcgcgcattattcactctttcttccattgacgCCTGTGGATGCTCTTGTTGAACGGCTTCTGGCACATAATTCTGGcatatcgcctttccttcgtcttccaaaatcatgttgtgcatgattatacaagcgtatatagcatctctcattttttgcttgCTCCATGCACGATAAGGATTTCTCAAGTATTGCCAGCGTTGtttaagaaccccaaagcatctctcaatgtcttttcgtgaagactcttgaacctttttaaagtaTGCTCTTTTCTCACTATACGTCTTCACGAAaatcgaatacctaggataaattccgtcgctcaaataatatccatgagggtagtagtttccatttgcgtaaaacgacgcttttggagctttgccagaaatccactcctctaacaacggcgattgttcaaaaacattgatatcattgcatgacccgaccacgccaaagtaagccgaccaaacccaaaggtcctgtGAAGCAACCGCCTGAAGAATAATAGTGGGTCCTTTTTGGTCACCACGTGTGTGTTGGCCTCGCCATGCAGTCGGGCAGTTATCCCAACGCCAATGCATGCAATCTATGCTCCCGATCATACCAGGCAAACCATGCTCGGCATTATGTACCTCGTAGATCTTTTGAAGGTCCTCCCATGTAGGCGTTCTAAGATAACGCGCACCGTACACATCAattatacctttataaaaaaaatatagacaaacataagattaaaaaaaaaaaattctaagcatactcgtcgtttaaaaaaaataaaagtaaagtataagacttgtaccgcgacaaaaatgttccaagctatctcgtgttgttttctccgccatttttagatactcgtcgttgatgtcggtaGTGTTACCATAAGCAATGATTCGTAATGCCGACGTACACTTTTGGATACCGGTAAATCCAAGTGCCCCTCTCGCATCccgtttttgtttaaaataatcgtaGTTGGCTTCCAAGTCGTTGACTATGCGTAGAAACAACCGCTTACTCATTCGGAAACGACGCCTAAAAAATTCGTTTGAAAATGTCGGCGCCTCgtcaaaatagtctttcatcaaacgatcgtgtgccgcgcgtcggtctcgttcaacatagcctcttttattttttttgtggtttatatatatatatatatatatatatacttaataggtttaaaaaaaaattaaatcaacTAGCCGTTGAGAGAACTAGCCGTTGATTGGTTGGTTCAAGTGTTGAGGAGCGTTTTAATTTAAACGCCGGGggcaatttttttcaaaaatcacgccCTATAACGCCTACCGTAATGGTAGGCGGGGCGTTATAGGGCGTTATAAagcaaaaattttaaaaaaaaaacgccccagtACGGGCAGTCGCTCAAAACTGTCTacgctctgccccttggacctcGCCAGGGGCTgtcgcccctgggaccccgctaccagaattggctcatttcgaagacagtaattcgtagacaattcagacagttcacagtgacagacagttttatgtgtccattgcgttttagaaataagagagttttatgtggtttctggctattacgttttagaaaaaaacacatttttaagtgtttttagtcattgcgttttaggtaaaacacattttttaggtgttttcagtctattgcgttttagaatgagtcatttttaagtgttttctggccattgcgttttacaaataagacatttctttgtgttttttgtgcattgcgttttaggtaaaacactttttatgtgttttcagtccattgcgttttagaaaacagacattttaagtgttttctggccattgcgttttacaaataagtcatttctttgtgtttttggtgcattgcgttttaggtaaaacacctttttatgtgtttttggtgcattgcggtttaggtaaaacacatttttacgtgttttctggccattgcgttttacaaataagacatttctttgtgttttctggccattgcgttttacaaataagtcatttctttgtgtttttggtgcattgcgttttagaaaaatgtcatttttagggttttttttattgcgttttacgtaactggtggtttttctattgcgttttacgcaactgggttttataattttttttaaatatagcaatagtatactcgttttaaatataaaaaaacgctcgtttttttggtgcaatttttataaaaaaaataatgtcgtatgaaagagttattaacgtttaaaaaatggggggaattggaggagagagaaactattggcttggattgactagaatgtcCTTGATCAAacccacgcgcctcttttcttcctttcaatttctctGATTTAATCTTaacccttgattaacttaatggatggtcaagatcacttcctagccttcctagctaaataaacttcctattgtatctccactcTTATTAACAATACACCTCTATACATACATGATGATACATATGTGTGTATTTTACTAAAGGGATTGCTAACATTTATTGCATTTCTTTTTAAACAAATGTTTTCACTTGGTTATCTCCTATAGGCTATAGCACAATTCTCTTGTGAATTGTGATCTCAATCAGTTAATTAAAATACTATTCAAATAAGGGTTTTAATACAAATGATTGTAGTTAGGGGTTTTTATATACTTAAATAGCCTTTAACTAACGATCACCAACCACTCAACATAATTAACCATAatatatttatacataaaaaaatcatCCTTAAAGATCGTTTTTCTCTAAGATTTATCGTTATCAAAACTGGTTAATATATATTACTTTTCACATATTTAAGGTAGTGTAGATCATGATGAGAgataactttttttttgaacaCTATTATAAACCTACAAGTGAGGGCAACCTCTAGAAACCAAATTTGACCAATTAAACAAAAACTCAAATTAACCACATACACATTAGCTAATAATGGCTAAAAACATGGATTACTATTCAAACCAAAGTCAATAAAAATTCCAAACTCAACCTAATCATCATGACCCACAAAACCAAACCcacaaataaaaatccaaaacttaataaacaaaacCAAAAGATTACTCATTTATTCAATCCCATTGTTGAAATTTAAACCCTAATCACCACCAActtctaaagtttcaatctttttgTAAACCTCATCATCCTCCATAATAATCTTGAAAATCCCAATTGACAACatcccctccccccccccccccccccccccccccaaaacttTTGTTTTCTACATCTGATCCATGAACAAAACCTGTCACAAAATCATATTCTTTATGGGTTTTACAGCTAAGGATGTTCTTGAAAGGGGACAAATAAATGAGAATTCTAGATGAACCAAAAAGCAGGTTCACGGTATGTACTTGAAGAACACATCTCCATATTCTCTGAAAACCATTAAAGATCATTGCTTTCTTGTCTTTTTGAGTTAAATTAGGGCTTTTTTGGCTATTTTGACCCATACCCATTTCAACCCATTTGCATTTCTTGACATTAATGGTGTCTACCTCATTTATTCTTTGTGGGTATTATATATTTTCAAGAATCTTGGTTGTTGAGGtagaacaagaacaagaacatAAGCATAAGTTGAAGCTAAGGTTGACTTTAGGTTTGATTCTTGATCTTTATTTGAAAAACATGACCTTTGCTGGCTCCTTTGGATGATAGGTAGTAAACATTGGTGTTGTtttgaatgatatatatatatatacatatatgtatagttttaTGTCGGGTAATAGTTACTTAGATATGGTCAAACCCTGTTGGAAAGGGAGACTAGGAG contains the following coding sequences:
- the LOC118484193 gene encoding uncharacterized protein LOC118484193 translates to MSKRLFLRIVNDLEANYDYFKQKRDARGALGFTGIQKCTSALRIIAYGNTTDINDEYLKMAEKTTRDSLEHFCRGIIDVYGARYLRTPTWEDLQKIYEVHNAEHGLPGMIGSIDCMHWRWDNCPTAWRGQHTRGDQKGPTIILQAVASQDLWVWSAYFGVVGSCNDINVFEQSPLLEEWISGKAPKASFYYPNLIASVEHTIKCLCSTQPPSNPNHCFFSSGTIDNASVNGTGIQRSSELLYHNDNDGNVWLGLIRF